One genomic window of Halostagnicola kamekurae includes the following:
- a CDS encoding HalOD1 output domain-containing protein, whose translation MSERQLLLEIVDALEEEGLSQGEYQLHQWVNVEALERLIESADADLEVRFSVAEFQILVTQSVVQVVWSPS comes from the coding sequence ATGAGTGAACGACAACTGCTCCTCGAGATCGTAGATGCACTCGAGGAGGAGGGACTCAGCCAAGGCGAGTATCAACTCCATCAGTGGGTGAATGTTGAAGCGCTGGAACGACTCATTGAGTCAGCAGACGCTGATCTTGAAGTTCGATTCTCGGTTGCTGAGTTCCAGATCCTTGTTACGCAGTCTGTGGTGCAGGTAGTCTGGAGTCCGTCGTAG